The Bacillus sp. 2205SS5-2 genome includes a region encoding these proteins:
- a CDS encoding transposase has translation KKSTKKTSKHVDAFLPSAIKNQAIKDARSVFSKKVKKSKYKIVPILKKSVCVWNNQNYSFDFQKIYLPLMVEGKSKKVPVRALLTDKDNRNFELLKHKLGTLRITRKSHKWIAQIAVTIPTEYKTGTKIMGVDLGLKVPAVAVTDAGKTRFFGNGRKNKFVKRVFRTKRKKLGMGKKLNAIRNLNDKEQRYMKDQDHKLSRAIVDFAIDNHISVIRLEQLTNIRQTARTSRKNEKNLPTWSSQTCPNCSKKNKAKDRKYKCSCGFETHRDKVGAMNIRYAPVIDGNSRSA, from the coding sequence AAGAAAAGTACAAAGAAAACAAGTAAGCATGTAGATGCTTTTCTTCCTAGTGCAATCAAAAATCAAGCGATTAAAGATGCAAGGAGTGTATTCTCAAAAAAAGTGAAGAAAAGTAAATATAAAATTGTCCCTATTCTTAAAAAATCTGTTTGTGTCTGGAACAATCAAAACTACTCGTTTGACTTTCAAAAAATCTATCTACCTTTAATGGTTGAGGGAAAATCTAAAAAAGTTCCCGTTCGTGCTTTATTAACGGATAAAGATAACCGTAACTTTGAATTATTAAAGCATAAGCTTGGTACATTGCGTATAACTAGAAAATCACATAAATGGATTGCACAAATAGCTGTCACTATTCCCACAGAATATAAGACAGGTACAAAGATTATGGGCGTTGATTTAGGATTAAAAGTGCCTGCCGTTGCAGTAACGGATGCTGGTAAAACCCGTTTCTTTGGGAACGGAAGAAAAAATAAATTTGTAAAGCGAGTGTTCAGAACAAAAAGAAAAAAACTAGGCATGGGTAAAAAACTAAATGCTATCCGTAATCTCAATGATAAGGAACAACGATATATGAAAGACCAAGACCACAAACTAAGTCGTGCCATTGTTGATTTCGCAATTGATAATCATATTTCTGTCATTCGGTTAGAACAATTGACCAACATAAGACAGACGGCAAGAACAAGCCGTAAAAACGAAAAGAATCTACCAACATGGTCTTCTCAAACCTGTCCTAATTGTTCTAAAAAGAACAAAGCAAAAGACAGAAAATATAAGTGTTCTTGTGGGTTTGAAACACATAGAGATAAGGTCGGTGCAATGAATATTCGATATGCACCTGTGATTGACGGTAATAGTCGATCAGCCTAA
- a CDS encoding YqaA family protein produces the protein MSEMISAVETWFMNYGVWGLILLSFTESSFFPIPPDVLIIPMALANPDSALLYAFYTTLASALGSIFGWYIGKRLGRPVLQRFISEERILKVEEYFNKYGPLAILIAGFTPIPYKVFTVFAGVSKMKIRVLFLWSLVGRGIRFFLEAFLIIRLGEQALPFIEENLTTLSIGAAVLILFVYGGYRYFQKKQQTS, from the coding sequence ATGTCTGAAATGATATCCGCAGTCGAAACTTGGTTTATGAATTACGGGGTATGGGGACTGATTTTATTATCTTTTACAGAGTCTTCTTTCTTTCCCATTCCTCCCGATGTATTAATAATCCCAATGGCGCTTGCGAACCCTGATAGCGCCCTTCTATATGCTTTTTATACAACGCTAGCCTCTGCACTTGGATCCATTTTCGGCTGGTATATTGGAAAAAGACTAGGACGACCTGTCTTACAAAGATTCATTTCTGAAGAACGTATCCTAAAAGTAGAAGAATACTTTAATAAATACGGACCGCTTGCGATTCTAATTGCAGGATTCACACCTATTCCTTATAAGGTATTTACCGTTTTTGCAGGTGTATCCAAGATGAAAATTCGCGTCCTTTTCCTTTGGTCTCTAGTCGGTCGAGGCATTCGTTTCTTCTTAGAAGCTTTTCTCATCATCCGTCTGGGTGAACAAGCGCTACCTTTTATTGAAGAAAACTTGACCACCCTATCTATCGGAGCTGCCGTTCTGATCCTCTTCGTTTATGGGGGTTACCGCTATTTTCAAAAAAAACAGCAGACATCTTAA
- the argS gene encoding arginine--tRNA ligase, with protein sequence MDFKKLICESLLPLLPEGIDEGTLHSLIETPKHAQQGDFSLPCFQFASSLRLSPTVIAETLAEKIDDPLYQKVENKGPYLNFFLSSHQLSQPIIQTILSQGIHYGSSSVGKGKVIALDMSSPNIAKPFSMGHLRSTVIGNSISLLAEKRGYKTVKINYIGDWGTQFGKLIVAFKKWGDSEKVKKNPISELFSLYTKFHDEAATQPDLVAEGRKAFKLLEDGDAEIIQLWQWFRNESLQAFQKIYALLGIEFDSYQGESYYNEKMGEFISLLQKKNLLHSSEGATIVPLETEGLPPCLIQKSDGATLYATRDLAAALDRYHMYEFSHALYIVGQEQRIHFQQVFSVLNQLGYSWATRLKHIPFGLYLMNGKKMSTRKGHVVLLEDMLKEAISLAKHNIMEKNPQLPNAESVAEAVGVGAVIYQDLKNERKNSVDFSMEDMLRFEGDTGPYLQYTFARAQSILRKSASGVGGFSGLSDEYSWALVKKLNLFPSIIHQSHDQSSPHYLAKYLFETAQTFNKYYGKVHILADDIERSSRLALLSSFTTVLAEGLRLLGIRAPESM encoded by the coding sequence ATGGATTTCAAAAAACTGATTTGTGAAAGTTTATTGCCGCTACTACCAGAAGGAATTGACGAAGGGACCCTTCACTCACTGATTGAAACACCTAAACATGCTCAACAAGGTGATTTTTCCTTACCGTGTTTTCAGTTCGCTTCGTCTTTACGTCTTTCACCTACTGTCATTGCCGAAACTTTAGCCGAAAAGATTGATGATCCACTTTATCAAAAAGTTGAAAATAAAGGTCCTTATCTAAATTTCTTTTTATCGTCTCATCAACTGAGTCAACCCATTATTCAAACCATCTTGTCACAAGGAATCCATTATGGCTCCTCGAGTGTTGGAAAAGGAAAAGTCATTGCTCTTGATATGTCTTCTCCGAACATTGCTAAACCCTTTTCTATGGGGCATTTACGTTCTACTGTCATCGGGAATTCGATCAGTTTACTCGCTGAAAAACGCGGCTATAAAACCGTTAAAATAAACTATATCGGAGACTGGGGTACACAATTCGGAAAATTAATTGTTGCCTTCAAGAAATGGGGAGATTCTGAAAAAGTCAAAAAAAATCCAATTAGCGAATTATTCTCTCTTTACACAAAATTCCATGACGAGGCCGCCACTCAACCAGATTTAGTAGCAGAAGGTCGAAAAGCCTTTAAGCTACTTGAAGACGGAGATGCTGAAATTATCCAGCTTTGGCAATGGTTCCGCAACGAATCTTTACAAGCATTCCAAAAAATCTACGCATTACTTGGAATCGAATTTGATTCCTATCAGGGAGAATCCTATTATAACGAGAAAATGGGAGAATTCATTTCCCTGTTACAAAAAAAGAATTTATTGCACTCCTCTGAGGGAGCAACCATTGTACCACTAGAAACGGAAGGACTTCCTCCTTGCCTGATTCAAAAGTCCGATGGCGCTACCCTTTATGCAACTCGGGATCTTGCCGCTGCATTAGACCGATACCATATGTATGAATTTTCACACGCTCTGTACATTGTCGGCCAAGAACAACGTATCCACTTCCAGCAAGTCTTTTCTGTTTTGAATCAGCTTGGCTACTCTTGGGCGACCCGTTTGAAACATATACCGTTTGGTTTGTATTTAATGAACGGAAAGAAAATGTCCACAAGAAAAGGTCATGTCGTTTTGTTAGAAGATATGTTGAAAGAGGCGATTTCCCTTGCAAAACATAATATTATGGAGAAAAACCCTCAACTTCCTAATGCAGAAAGCGTCGCTGAAGCGGTCGGAGTTGGAGCAGTTATTTACCAAGACCTTAAAAATGAGCGAAAAAATTCCGTTGATTTTTCGATGGAGGACATGTTGAGATTTGAAGGGGATACTGGTCCTTACTTGCAATACACCTTTGCAAGAGCGCAATCCATCCTCAGAAAATCGGCTAGTGGTGTTGGTGGGTTTTCAGGACTAAGCGACGAATACAGTTGGGCATTAGTGAAGAAGTTAAACTTATTCCCATCTATCATTCACCAATCTCATGACCAATCTTCACCTCATTACTTAGCAAAGTATTTATTTGAAACAGCTCAAACATTCAATAAGTACTATGGAAAAGTCCATATTTTGGCTGATGATATCGAACGTTCTTCAAGACTAGCCTTGCTCTCTAGTTTCACTACCGTATTGGCTGAGGGCTTGCGACTGCTTGGTATCCGCGCTCCCGAAAGCATGTAA
- a CDS encoding FtsW/RodA/SpoVE family cell cycle protein, translating into MEDRHRFTDKFDWGLLLLILLFFAASTMGISSAQTTGQYITNFVYKQGVWYVVGLGIIAVSLFFDPEQFKRLAWYLYGFGIFLLAFLLIAPESIAEERNGAKSWFILGPLGSIQPSEFMKVFLILALARVISNHHEQHIDKTIQTDMLLLVKIGITSLFPLALIMLQPDLGTSLVLIAIITGIILVSGITWKILIPIYGLITAVGVAVFSLVIWAPNVLDKYLGVKSYQFGRIYSWLDPYSYQDREGFHLVKSLNAIGSGQISGKGYQDREVYLPESHTDFIFSIIGEEYGFIGSSFVISLFFMLIYHLTKTALETKEPFNAYIIAGIISMITFHVFQNIGMTIQLLPITGIPLPFISYGGSSLMGNMLALGLVFSMRFYHRTYMFSSDDN; encoded by the coding sequence ATGGAAGATCGCCATCGTTTTACAGATAAATTTGATTGGGGTTTGCTACTGCTGATCCTCTTATTTTTTGCAGCAAGTACGATGGGCATTTCAAGTGCCCAAACAACAGGACAATATATAACCAACTTTGTCTATAAACAAGGGGTTTGGTATGTCGTTGGTTTAGGTATTATTGCTGTCTCCCTATTTTTTGACCCTGAACAATTTAAACGACTTGCATGGTATCTTTACGGATTCGGTATATTCTTGTTGGCTTTTTTGCTTATTGCTCCAGAAAGCATTGCTGAAGAAAGAAATGGAGCAAAAAGCTGGTTTATCCTTGGACCACTAGGATCCATTCAACCGTCTGAATTTATGAAAGTTTTTTTGATTTTAGCGCTAGCCCGGGTCATTTCTAATCACCATGAACAACATATAGATAAAACCATACAAACAGACATGCTTCTGCTCGTAAAAATTGGTATTACTTCTCTTTTCCCATTAGCCTTGATTATGCTCCAGCCAGACTTAGGTACATCTCTAGTACTGATCGCCATTATTACAGGAATCATCCTTGTATCGGGTATCACTTGGAAAATCCTCATTCCCATCTATGGATTGATCACGGCAGTCGGTGTTGCTGTATTTTCCTTGGTAATTTGGGCACCAAATGTACTAGATAAGTATCTTGGGGTAAAATCATATCAATTTGGCCGGATATATTCTTGGCTTGACCCTTATAGCTACCAAGATCGAGAAGGATTTCACCTCGTAAAATCCTTAAATGCGATTGGATCTGGACAAATCTCCGGGAAAGGGTACCAAGACCGTGAAGTCTATTTGCCAGAAAGTCACACAGACTTTATCTTTAGTATTATCGGGGAAGAATACGGATTTATCGGTTCGAGTTTTGTAATTAGTTTATTTTTTATGTTGATTTATCATTTAACCAAAACAGCCTTAGAAACAAAAGAACCGTTTAATGCCTATATTATTGCCGGAATCATCAGTATGATCACATTCCATGTATTTCAGAACATCGGCATGACTATCCAACTTCTCCCGATAACTGGTATTCCTCTTCCGTTTATTTCATACGGTGGCAGTTCGTTAATGGGGAATATGCTGGCACTCGGATTAGTCTTTAGCATGAGATTTTATCATCGAACCTATATGTTCTCGTCTGACGATAATTGA
- a CDS encoding hemolysin family protein, with the protein MITIKIIALILLIALTAFFVASEFAIVKVRSSKLDQLVAEGNKKAISAKKVISNLDGYLSASQLGITITALGLGWLGESTIEALLEPVFEQFEFPSSITDTLSFVIAFGLITFLHVVIGELAPKTVAIQKAESVSLALSRPLIIFYKVMYPFIWALNGSARFIVSLFGLKPASEHEMAHSEEELRIILSESYKSGEINSSEYKYVNKIFEFDNRVAKEIMVPRTEIVSFEKDTSIDEVMSTVSIEKFTRYPITEGDKDNIIGVINIKEVLTDCLQRKQSESHPLTHYIKPIRSVIETIPIHDLLLKMQKDRMHMTILMDEYGGTAGLVTVEDILEEIVGEIRDEFDADEIPLIQKKGSHHYILDAKLLITEVNDLLHLDLSDQDVDTIGGWMLTQKYDLLESDILDEDGYEFRAIEIEGHHISYVEVKKRDQVKQPHPD; encoded by the coding sequence TTGATTACTATAAAAATAATTGCATTAATTCTCTTAATTGCTTTAACCGCTTTTTTTGTGGCTTCAGAATTTGCCATCGTAAAAGTTCGTTCATCAAAACTCGATCAACTAGTGGCTGAAGGAAATAAAAAAGCGATTTCTGCCAAAAAGGTCATTTCAAACCTTGATGGTTACCTATCTGCTTCACAGCTCGGTATAACCATTACCGCGCTAGGACTCGGTTGGCTTGGGGAGTCGACAATCGAGGCCTTGCTAGAACCAGTATTTGAACAGTTTGAATTCCCCTCCTCCATTACCGATACATTATCTTTTGTGATTGCTTTTGGATTAATTACGTTTTTGCATGTCGTCATCGGAGAGTTGGCTCCTAAAACGGTAGCTATTCAAAAAGCGGAAAGTGTTTCGTTAGCTTTATCACGACCACTAATCATATTTTATAAAGTGATGTACCCATTTATATGGGCGTTAAATGGTTCTGCGCGTTTTATCGTTAGTCTTTTCGGTTTAAAACCCGCCTCCGAACATGAAATGGCTCATTCTGAAGAAGAATTACGAATTATTTTATCGGAAAGCTATAAATCCGGCGAAATAAATTCTTCCGAGTACAAATATGTAAATAAAATTTTTGAATTTGATAATCGTGTTGCCAAAGAAATCATGGTGCCCCGGACCGAAATTGTGAGTTTCGAGAAAGACACGAGCATTGATGAAGTTATGAGCACGGTTAGCATTGAAAAATTCACGCGTTACCCCATTACCGAAGGCGATAAGGATAATATTATTGGAGTGATAAACATTAAAGAGGTATTAACCGATTGTTTACAACGTAAACAATCCGAATCACATCCTCTTACTCACTATATCAAACCGATTAGATCCGTTATTGAAACCATCCCGATTCATGACCTTCTTTTAAAAATGCAAAAAGACCGAATGCATATGACCATCTTAATGGACGAGTATGGTGGAACCGCCGGGCTCGTAACAGTTGAGGACATTCTCGAAGAAATTGTTGGTGAAATTCGAGACGAGTTTGATGCTGACGAAATTCCACTGATCCAAAAAAAGGGAAGCCATCATTACATCCTTGATGCAAAACTACTCATTACAGAAGTAAATGATTTGCTCCATTTGGATTTATCTGATCAAGATGTGGATACAATTGGAGGCTGGATGCTCACCCAAAAGTATGACCTACTAGAAAGCGATATCCTTGATGAAGACGGTTATGAATTTAGAGCCATCGAAATCGAAGGCCATCACATTTCCTACGTTGAAGTAAAAAAAAGGGATCAAGTCAAACAACCTCATCCTGATTGA
- the mgtE gene encoding magnesium transporter, which yields MIPLSEDQLILRTIQSLKEGKKKELEIFLAELQPYDMAVIYSALPLKHRARFLLHLSIPTLADMIQELERDEQLDALKQLGKERSDQVLDDMDNDDIASLLDDMSPEGISAFLSGMKKSESTIVQSILAYPPETAGRLMTNRFVWIRNDFTVRDAVDKLKSFADFAETINYLYVTNEQRHLVGVVSYRDLLIADINDTIQNIMFERVISVSALTDQEEVARIIERYDFLAIPVVEEDLQLVGIVTVDDIIDVVIQEANEDIEKLSASGKSIDFDTLATVATYRRLPWLILLLFIGLVSGSIISLFEDTLHQVVALTFFMPMIAGMTGNTGTQSLAVVVRGLASKDIDSTIVKRLILREFVVGLLIGLICGTLIALIAYLWQGSLVLGFVVGSSLILTLIIGTLAGTVIPLILYKFNIDPAVASGPLITTINDIFSLITYFTIASWFLHALM from the coding sequence ATGATTCCCCTTTCAGAAGATCAGTTAATTTTACGCACGATTCAATCACTCAAAGAAGGAAAGAAAAAAGAGTTGGAAATTTTTCTAGCTGAATTACAACCCTATGACATGGCTGTTATTTATTCAGCATTACCCTTAAAGCATCGCGCTCGGTTTTTACTACATCTAAGCATCCCCACTTTAGCTGATATGATTCAAGAGCTTGAACGTGACGAGCAATTAGATGCCTTAAAACAACTTGGAAAAGAGCGTTCTGATCAAGTTCTAGATGATATGGATAATGATGATATAGCCTCCTTATTAGACGATATGTCCCCTGAGGGCATATCGGCCTTTCTCTCCGGTATGAAAAAATCAGAATCGACCATTGTTCAGTCCATTCTCGCTTACCCACCAGAAACAGCCGGAAGACTGATGACAAACCGTTTTGTCTGGATACGAAATGATTTCACAGTTCGCGATGCAGTCGATAAGCTTAAATCATTTGCGGACTTTGCCGAAACCATCAACTACTTGTACGTTACGAACGAACAGCGACATCTTGTTGGAGTTGTCTCATATCGGGACCTGCTCATTGCTGACATCAACGACACTATTCAAAACATAATGTTTGAACGCGTCATTTCGGTTTCTGCCCTCACCGACCAAGAAGAAGTAGCTCGTATCATTGAACGATACGACTTTCTTGCGATACCGGTTGTTGAGGAAGACCTGCAACTGGTCGGAATCGTTACTGTCGATGATATTATCGATGTCGTTATTCAAGAAGCGAATGAAGATATCGAGAAACTTTCAGCCTCCGGTAAATCGATTGATTTTGATACTTTGGCTACTGTCGCGACGTATCGCCGCTTACCCTGGCTTATTCTCCTATTGTTTATTGGGTTGGTGTCTGGAAGCATTATCTCCCTATTTGAAGACACTCTTCATCAAGTCGTGGCCCTGACCTTTTTCATGCCCATGATTGCCGGAATGACTGGAAACACAGGCACTCAATCGTTAGCCGTCGTAGTGCGAGGACTTGCTTCGAAAGACATTGATTCCACCATTGTCAAAAGGTTAATCCTGCGCGAATTTGTCGTTGGCTTACTTATTGGGTTAATATGCGGGACTCTGATTGCCCTCATTGCCTATTTGTGGCAGGGCAGCCTTGTGCTTGGTTTTGTAGTTGGAAGTTCACTTATCTTGACCTTAATCATTGGAACGTTGGCCGGAACCGTTATTCCATTAATTCTATACAAATTCAATATCGACCCTGCTGTGGCATCTGGACCGCTAATTACAACCATTAATGATATTTTTTCTCTCATCACTTATTTCACTATCGCTTCTTGGTTTCTTCACGCTCTGATGTAA
- a CDS encoding DUF3231 family protein, translating to METTAKLTSSEIGALWTTYIEASMSTCMLEYFIATCECQQTQDLLKKDLSFKKNNLPQKIQQILLNEQLPTPKGFGKEDINVLAPPLFSDSYILEHLLYSSRLGSANSNTLLVLMSRRDVRDLFTEGVQHFLTIFNETANLLLEKGLYIRPPYVTTQQSVEFISTNDYLGGGGILHELRPLNTIEISHLFMHSQTNTLGLMIMTAFSQVAQNEDVKKHFIKGKELSKKIIQHCSDILSQSEIPSPKTWDANVSDSTIAPFSDKLMLQIVSGLSGFGVAMMGASISATMRTDVQATYFHLLKAISTFAKKGLELMIEHEWLEKPPTAPNRQNLIKSKH from the coding sequence ATGGAGACAACAGCAAAACTTACCTCCTCAGAAATTGGTGCCTTGTGGACCACCTATATTGAGGCTTCTATGTCTACTTGTATGTTGGAATATTTTATAGCTACCTGTGAATGCCAGCAAACACAGGACTTACTCAAGAAGGATTTATCGTTTAAAAAGAATAACTTACCTCAAAAAATCCAGCAAATTTTACTGAATGAACAGCTTCCTACCCCAAAAGGTTTCGGGAAAGAGGACATAAATGTACTAGCACCTCCTCTCTTTTCCGATAGTTATATTTTAGAGCATCTACTCTATTCATCTAGGCTTGGTTCCGCGAATTCTAATACCTTATTAGTACTTATGAGTCGGCGTGATGTGCGTGATTTGTTTACAGAGGGGGTACAACATTTTCTTACCATCTTCAACGAGACAGCGAATCTCCTTCTAGAAAAAGGGCTTTATATTCGTCCACCTTATGTCACTACGCAACAATCGGTTGAATTTATCTCTACAAATGATTACTTAGGAGGGGGCGGAATCCTTCATGAGCTGCGTCCATTAAACACAATCGAAATCTCTCACTTATTCATGCATTCTCAAACGAATACACTAGGTCTCATGATTATGACCGCCTTTAGTCAAGTCGCACAAAATGAAGATGTCAAAAAGCATTTCATAAAAGGAAAAGAGCTATCAAAGAAAATCATCCAACACTGTTCTGACATTCTAAGTCAATCGGAAATTCCATCTCCCAAGACATGGGACGCAAATGTGTCTGATTCCACAATCGCTCCTTTTTCCGATAAATTAATGCTTCAAATCGTCAGCGGTCTTAGTGGATTTGGAGTTGCCATGATGGGCGCTTCTATATCGGCAACCATGCGTACCGATGTTCAAGCTACCTATTTTCACCTGTTAAAAGCCATCTCTACTTTTGCCAAAAAAGGGCTTGAACTTATGATTGAGCATGAATGGTTAGAAAAACCGCCAACAGCACCGAATCGTCAGAATTTGATTAAATCCAAGCACTAA
- a CDS encoding ABC transporter substrate-binding protein translates to MKKSGLIILVAILLLAACSSKESEQNSVVDQSWEEIVQAGEGTKVRMFMWGGDDGINSYMDDWVAPRLRELYSIDFERVPVDTGEILQKLRTEKEAGKNEGTIDIIWLNGENFKNAKKSELLSKPFVQKLPNFNDFYDSDNVSFQYDFGTETNDLEAPWGKVQYVFFYDEEKIQTPPATFTELVAWIKDNPGKFTYPEASDFSGNAFLRHVLYASAGGYEELLENGFSEELAAEKSEEMWDTLREIKPFLWREGQTYPNSLTELDRLFSQEEVWMTMGYNEARAEHMIKDRIFPETTKSFVLEDVGSIGNTHFLAIPFNSGNQAGAMVAIDFLLSPEAQLMKLGGEYWGESTPISLEKLSSQDKNEFDAINRGNSVLSKEVLDQSLVPEIDAAYVEWVKEKWLDEVVERQ, encoded by the coding sequence GTGAAAAAAAGTGGGTTGATTATACTGGTGGCTATCTTGTTACTTGCTGCGTGCTCTTCTAAGGAAAGCGAACAAAATTCTGTTGTCGACCAAAGCTGGGAAGAAATTGTTCAAGCGGGAGAGGGAACAAAAGTGAGAATGTTTATGTGGGGCGGAGATGATGGCATTAATTCCTATATGGACGACTGGGTAGCTCCTCGACTGAGAGAACTGTATAGTATTGATTTTGAACGTGTCCCCGTGGATACGGGTGAAATTCTGCAAAAGCTTCGTACAGAGAAAGAAGCTGGAAAGAATGAAGGAACAATTGATATTATCTGGCTCAATGGAGAGAATTTTAAAAATGCGAAAAAGAGTGAATTATTGTCAAAACCATTTGTTCAAAAACTCCCAAATTTCAATGATTTTTATGACAGTGATAATGTTTCATTTCAATATGATTTTGGAACCGAAACCAACGACTTAGAAGCCCCGTGGGGGAAGGTACAATATGTGTTTTTCTATGACGAAGAAAAAATTCAAACTCCACCGGCAACATTCACCGAGCTCGTGGCTTGGATAAAAGACAATCCTGGGAAATTCACTTATCCAGAGGCCAGTGATTTTTCTGGTAATGCCTTTTTACGACATGTTCTCTACGCATCAGCTGGAGGGTATGAAGAGTTACTCGAAAATGGATTTTCAGAAGAGCTAGCGGCTGAAAAAAGCGAAGAGATGTGGGATACACTCCGCGAGATCAAACCATTTTTATGGAGAGAAGGTCAAACGTATCCTAATTCTTTAACAGAGCTTGATCGTTTGTTTAGTCAAGAAGAAGTGTGGATGACAATGGGCTACAATGAAGCAAGAGCAGAGCATATGATAAAAGATCGAATTTTCCCTGAAACGACTAAATCTTTTGTGTTAGAGGATGTTGGTTCGATCGGCAATACTCATTTCCTTGCGATTCCCTTTAATAGTGGAAATCAAGCAGGGGCGATGGTGGCTATCGATTTTCTTCTTTCTCCAGAAGCTCAGTTAATGAAGCTAGGAGGCGAGTATTGGGGAGAAAGCACCCCGATATCGCTTGAAAAACTATCATCCCAAGATAAAAACGAGTTTGACGCCATAAATCGAGGGAATTCTGTACTAAGCAAAGAGGTGTTAGACCAAAGTCTTGTGCCGGAAATAGATGCAGCTTATGTGGAGTGGGTAAAGGAGAAGTGGTTAGATGAAGTGGTGGAAAGGCAGTAG
- a CDS encoding ABC transporter permease yields MKWWKGSRALLLPAFIFLLLIAGYGFWQAFYRSIGGQDGITFEYYKYILYSPEWVSSLIYSLSITFISTCLSLIIGLVMTKSFAPYLFQTWGKLLVWLPMLFPHFVGGYLVFFFFSQSGLLSHVAYVVGIIEERSQFPVLVQDQWGIGVILTYVWKEVPFVILMLLPVYSTLNPQFREEVQLLGGGKFHIFRTAEWPWVLPVLLEVGLILFSFILTAFEVPFLLGVTYPKMVSVLAYDWFYSGEWSDRPLAFASLTLLAVCVGAVAFILFTIIQRKRWLVAHGKRRGV; encoded by the coding sequence ATGAAGTGGTGGAAAGGCAGTAGAGCACTTCTACTTCCAGCTTTTATATTTTTACTGCTGATTGCCGGTTATGGCTTTTGGCAGGCATTTTATCGAAGCATTGGTGGGCAGGATGGGATCACCTTCGAATATTACAAATACATCCTGTACAGCCCAGAGTGGGTTTCTTCCTTAATTTATAGCCTGTCGATTACGTTCATATCTACATGCCTATCGTTAATAATTGGTCTTGTGATGACAAAGAGTTTTGCTCCCTATCTATTTCAAACATGGGGGAAGTTGTTAGTATGGCTACCGATGCTGTTTCCTCACTTCGTTGGTGGTTATCTGGTTTTTTTCTTTTTTAGTCAAAGCGGCTTACTTTCACATGTAGCGTATGTAGTAGGAATCATTGAAGAAAGAAGTCAATTTCCAGTGCTAGTTCAGGATCAATGGGGGATAGGCGTAATCTTGACTTATGTGTGGAAGGAAGTTCCGTTTGTCATATTAATGCTTCTTCCTGTCTATAGCACGTTGAATCCTCAATTTCGAGAAGAAGTGCAATTGTTAGGAGGAGGAAAGTTTCATATATTCCGAACCGCTGAATGGCCATGGGTACTACCTGTTTTATTAGAAGTAGGTCTTATCTTATTTTCTTTTATATTAACGGCGTTTGAGGTTCCGTTCCTTTTAGGTGTTACGTATCCCAAAATGGTTTCTGTACTCGCCTATGATTGGTTTTATAGTGGTGAATGGAGTGATCGTCCTCTTGCCTTTGCTTCACTTACGTTATTAGCCGTTTGTGTTGGAGCGGTAGCCTTTATCCTCTTTACCATTATTCAGCGAAAGCGTTGGTTAGTAGCACACGGAAAGAGAAGAGGGGTTTAA